Proteins from a single region of Thermodesulfobacteriota bacterium:
- a CDS encoding FtsX-like permease family protein, with protein YQNPIGKSVRIRNNSFKVIGVMSPIGQTPSGKDQDDVILVPYTTLQKRIMGISHVDNISVSVKNSGDVPVAQTRIIELLRERHKIRPNMVDDFYVKTQLSIIERIFTISKIMTILLGSIASISLIVGGIGIMNIMLVSVGERTREIGIRMAVGAKESDILIQFLVEAVFISIAGGTIGIIVGIAGSKISSSFTGWPGEISLGSILIAFGFAAIVGIFFGIYPARKASKLDPIEALRYE; from the coding sequence TATCAGAATCCTATTGGTAAATCCGTGAGAATTAGAAATAACTCATTTAAGGTTATTGGAGTGATGAGTCCCATTGGACAGACCCCCAGTGGCAAAGACCAGGATGACGTAATATTAGTGCCCTATACCACACTTCAAAAAAGGATCATGGGCATTTCCCATGTAGATAATATCTCCGTTTCAGTTAAAAATTCAGGTGACGTGCCCGTAGCCCAAACCAGAATAATCGAGCTATTAAGGGAGAGACACAAAATCAGACCGAACATGGTAGACGATTTCTATGTTAAAACACAACTCTCAATTATAGAGAGAATTTTCACGATCTCAAAGATCATGACTATACTCCTGGGAAGTATTGCCTCTATATCACTTATTGTCGGAGGTATTGGAATAATGAACATTATGCTCGTCTCCGTTGGAGAGAGGACTCGAGAAATTGGTATCAGGATGGCTGTTGGAGCTAAAGAAAGTGATATACTAATTCAGTTTCTGGTGGAAGCTGTATTTATTTCAATAGCGGGTGGAACAATTGGAATCATCGTGGGAATAGCGGGTTCTAAGATTTCTTCCTCATTCACGGGCTGGCCCGGGGAGATTTCATTGGGCTCAATTCTGATCGCGTTTGGGTTCGCAGCAATAGTAGGAATATTCTTTGGAATTTATCCAGCTAGGAAAGCTTCTAAATTGGACCCCATAGAAGCCCTTAGGTATGAGTAA